One Proteinivorax tanatarense DNA segment encodes these proteins:
- a CDS encoding GNAT family N-acetyltransferase produces the protein MVLKEFKRRGIGSELFNRLVSKYPNVRQKVLLTEETTETRRFYESKGFKEATKGLISFVRFD, from the coding sequence ATTGTCTTAAAAGAGTTTAAAAGAAGGGGGATTGGGAGTGAACTTTTTAATAGGCTTGTGTCCAAGTACCCTAATGTACGGCAAAAAGTGCTATTAACTGAAGAGACTACGGAAACCCGAAGATTTTATGAAAGCAAGGGCTTTAAAGAAGCAACAAAAGGGCTTATTTCATTTGTAAGATTTGATTAA
- a CDS encoding secondary thiamine-phosphate synthase enzyme YjbQ, translating to MLIECKITSKKNTEFIDITRTITKKIEKTNIKSGTCCIFIPHTTAAVTVNENADPAVKEDMLMELNKLIPFEDGYKHLEGNSAAHIKASIMGFNETLILDNGKLVLGTWQGIYFAEFDGPRERKIYVKLMEG from the coding sequence ATGTTAATTGAATGTAAAATTACTTCTAAAAAAAATACAGAATTTATTGATATAACAAGAACAATAACTAAAAAAATAGAAAAAACTAATATTAAGTCAGGGACCTGTTGTATTTTTATTCCTCATACAACTGCTGCTGTAACTGTAAATGAAAATGCTGATCCTGCAGTTAAAGAAGATATGTTGATGGAATTGAATAAGTTAATTCCTTTTGAGGATGGGTATAAACATTTGGAAGGAAACTCTGCAGCACATATTAAAGCAAGTATTATGGGTTTTAACGAAACTTTAATTTTGGATAATGGGAAGCTAGTTTTAGGCACTTGGCAAGGAATTTATTTTGCAGAATTTGATGGACCTAGAGAAAGAAAAATTTATGTTAAATTAATGGAGGGTTAA
- a CDS encoding nitroreductase family protein encodes MIELLINRRSVRSFKETPIERKKVETLIKAALLSPSSKNKRPWEFIIVDDKKMLERLSKSKTNGSTFLKNAPMAFVVVADSEVSDVWVEDASIASITLQYTAETLNLGSCWVQIRNRTNEKGASEQYVQQLLNIPKNKQVESIIAIGYPDEKKKTYSEDQLLYEKIYKGRYGERYR; translated from the coding sequence ATGATAGAATTGTTAATTAACAGAAGGAGTGTTAGAAGTTTTAAGGAAACTCCTATCGAGAGAAAAAAGGTAGAAACTTTAATAAAAGCAGCTTTGTTATCACCATCATCTAAAAACAAAAGACCATGGGAGTTTATAATAGTTGATGACAAAAAAATGCTGGAGCGATTGTCAAAATCGAAAACTAACGGCTCTACGTTTTTAAAAAATGCACCTATGGCATTTGTTGTAGTTGCTGATAGTGAAGTTAGCGATGTTTGGGTTGAAGACGCTTCTATCGCTTCTATAACATTACAATATACTGCGGAAACTTTAAACTTGGGATCTTGTTGGGTACAAATAAGGAATAGAACAAATGAAAAGGGAGCTAGTGAACAATATGTGCAACAATTGCTCAACATACCAAAGAATAAGCAGGTTGAATCTATTATTGCTATTGGTTATCCTGATGAAAAGAAAAAAACTTATTCAGAGGACCAATTACTTTATGAAAAAATTTATAAAGGGAGGTATGGAGAAAGATATCGATAG
- a CDS encoding anthrax toxin lethal factor-related metalloendopeptidase, with product MIKIDKPKVWYIVLTVMLIALILVTLFISFINLTYKQTLYYSNGKTKYQGEMQAGLPQGEGVIFNPKGSKLVIGEFHKGDVHGFAKLKNNEFNYEGFWKNGYFSGQGTLYIQDQVAYEGNWKLGVPNGEGRLYNKENRKIFEGLWLNGVPVEGNFYRPNGTKFSDEANNSLLTHVGTNCIELLVNNNQLNHKLFFKNTANFTEGKIHNVYNLEKIIEKKDVSDNFKKTLYLFIEYSGGELNDYQHSLQNIIKDLDNVPIDILQELVRLGINLRFITGSISDQPEFYNNMPLNVGTITSELSGVTSTKHRLAVVRLDRENATCIALHELGHLVDYFLFDDISGTAQFQKICSEEAEKVFSCCTCDLSYYTDNCAEYFAEFFATYYVDAENKRNHMPECCDITKVAPKTNNLFANKIDNFLSVGYHYNPKLAAFLDKNNKVKLLSEYKSDNCLNLYTICKNLDWVIQLDWPYNQITDTIATNANAANLSTPLSENVIGFMVTDNRGNCFFNKAVISPHPPIFDCKFSNEILPINRSFFNRSP from the coding sequence ATGATAAAAATAGATAAACCTAAAGTATGGTACATTGTATTAACTGTTATGCTAATTGCACTTATTCTAGTTACTCTCTTTATATCTTTTATCAATCTAACTTATAAACAGACCTTATATTATTCAAACGGGAAAACAAAATATCAAGGAGAAATGCAAGCCGGGTTACCGCAAGGGGAGGGAGTTATTTTTAATCCAAAAGGCTCTAAGTTAGTGATTGGTGAGTTTCATAAAGGAGATGTTCATGGTTTTGCTAAACTAAAAAATAACGAGTTTAATTATGAAGGCTTTTGGAAAAATGGATATTTTAGCGGACAGGGAACTTTATATATCCAAGATCAAGTAGCCTATGAAGGTAATTGGAAGTTAGGGGTGCCCAATGGAGAGGGAAGGCTCTATAACAAAGAAAACAGAAAAATATTTGAAGGTTTGTGGTTAAATGGAGTGCCTGTCGAAGGAAACTTTTATCGACCTAACGGCACAAAATTTAGTGACGAAGCTAATAATTCTTTATTAACACATGTTGGCACTAATTGCATAGAATTATTAGTTAACAATAACCAATTAAATCATAAGCTATTTTTTAAAAATACAGCTAACTTTACTGAGGGAAAAATTCATAACGTATACAACCTTGAAAAAATAATAGAAAAAAAAGATGTTAGTGACAATTTTAAAAAAACACTTTATCTTTTTATAGAATACAGTGGTGGAGAATTAAACGATTATCAACATAGCTTACAAAACATTATTAAGGACTTGGATAACGTCCCAATAGATATATTACAGGAGCTTGTTAGACTGGGGATTAATTTACGCTTTATTACTGGAAGTATATCTGATCAGCCAGAATTTTACAACAATATGCCTTTGAATGTTGGTACCATAACTAGTGAATTATCTGGTGTCACTTCCACTAAACACAGGCTAGCGGTTGTCAGATTAGACAGGGAAAATGCCACCTGTATAGCATTACACGAATTAGGGCACCTTGTAGATTATTTTCTTTTTGACGATATTTCTGGTACTGCCCAATTTCAAAAAATTTGTTCAGAAGAAGCTGAAAAAGTCTTTAGTTGCTGTACTTGCGATCTAAGTTACTATACAGATAACTGCGCAGAATATTTTGCTGAATTTTTTGCTACATATTATGTAGATGCTGAAAATAAACGAAATCACATGCCAGAATGTTGCGATATTACAAAAGTTGCCCCTAAAACAAATAACCTTTTTGCCAATAAAATTGATAATTTTTTGAGTGTTGGTTATCATTACAACCCAAAACTTGCAGCATTTCTTGATAAAAATAATAAAGTCAAACTATTGAGTGAATATAAGTCAGATAACTGCTTAAACTTGTATACAATTTGCAAAAATTTAGATTGGGTAATACAATTAGATTGGCCTTATAATCAAATAACTGACACCATTGCTACCAACGCTAACGCTGCTAACTTATCCACTCCTCTATCTGAAAATGTCATTGGCTTTATGGTAACTGATAATAGAGGTAACTGTTTTTTTAATAAAGCAGTTATATCTCCACATCCCCCCATATTCGATTGTAAATTTTCTAATGAAATACTCCCAATTAACCGTTCTTTTTTTAACCGCTCCCCATAA
- a CDS encoding biotin transporter BioY — protein MAIGANATSFLIIGGVPVTLQTFFAIMCGILLGSRLAAVSMSVYTLIGLAGAPVFANFRGGLNVIISPTFGFIISFIFVGFVVGLIIENCSVLNKKTYFLAAIVGLFTNYFIGTHYMYFAYHFISAFDAIPYLVIWGWMIPAFIKDLALTLLVVTIAPRVYGVLYSK, from the coding sequence ATGGCTATAGGTGCAAATGCCACTTCTTTTTTAATCATAGGTGGGGTGCCAGTTACTTTACAAACTTTCTTTGCCATTATGTGTGGAATATTATTAGGTAGTCGCTTAGCAGCTGTGTCTATGTCTGTTTACACTTTAATCGGCTTAGCCGGTGCACCTGTTTTTGCTAACTTTCGTGGGGGGCTAAACGTAATTATCAGTCCAACTTTTGGGTTTATTATTTCATTCATCTTTGTGGGTTTTGTTGTAGGGTTGATAATCGAAAATTGCAGTGTTTTAAATAAGAAAACTTACTTTCTGGCAGCTATTGTTGGGTTGTTTACAAACTACTTTATCGGCACCCACTACATGTACTTTGCTTATCATTTTATCTCTGCTTTTGATGCCATCCCGTACCTAGTTATTTGGGGTTGGATGATACCAGCTTTTATCAAAGATTTAGCTCTTACACTGTTAGTCGTCACTATTGCACCTCGAGTTTATGGTGTTTTATACAGTAAGTAA
- a CDS encoding Na+/H+ antiporter NhaC family protein: MDKKYSYLISVFLVCSIIISLILGISLIVPFIISTVFSFYLLAQSGYNKKDLVLILYKGFIECKELYMFLLLIGANISVWMASGIVPTMMFYGFQYLEGTNFIFMAFLLTSVMTIFMGTGIGTISTLGIALIGVGRGFGIPIELLLGVLVSGAFLADKLSPISGMLNLTLQVMDMDYKTFVKGLLKTLVPVFIITSGIYYIIGSFYSGGENSELIVYLQSAILDEFVISPWLLLLPLLVVLLPMKGITVVPTVLTGIIGGALLTLRVQGLSLLTSLNYMILGYGGKTGSEELNSILVSGGMVGMVEVVAIIGIVLALSNLLEKTGVLKPLIYDPIANVKTKGELIFKTGLVGTMLTVVTCDQAAGVVLPGKLYKNKYKEMGIDKTVLARTLSDSSTIIAPLMPWNVNGIVIGLITGISAFQYAPYAILCYIFPLIAGIIYISEKILLNFSMTKKQQKINMGG, from the coding sequence ATGGACAAAAAATACTCTTATTTAATTTCAGTCTTTTTAGTATGCTCTATCATAATAAGCCTAATACTGGGTATTTCACTGATTGTGCCATTTATTATTAGCACAGTTTTTAGTTTTTACTTATTAGCACAAAGTGGGTATAATAAAAAAGACTTAGTTTTAATACTTTATAAAGGCTTTATTGAGTGTAAGGAACTTTATATGTTTTTACTGTTAATAGGGGCAAATATTTCTGTGTGGATGGCATCTGGAATTGTGCCTACTATGATGTTTTATGGATTTCAGTATTTAGAAGGGACTAATTTTATATTTATGGCCTTTTTACTAACTTCGGTAATGACTATTTTTATGGGGACAGGGATAGGAACAATTAGTACACTTGGTATAGCTCTTATAGGGGTTGGCAGAGGCTTTGGAATACCTATTGAATTATTACTAGGAGTGTTAGTTTCTGGTGCTTTTTTGGCTGATAAACTCTCGCCAATATCTGGCATGCTGAATCTTACGTTGCAAGTTATGGATATGGATTATAAGACATTTGTAAAAGGCTTACTAAAAACGTTAGTACCTGTATTTATTATCACAAGCGGAATTTATTACATTATTGGATCTTTTTATTCAGGTGGAGAAAATAGTGAGTTAATAGTATATTTACAATCAGCCATTTTAGATGAATTTGTCATCTCTCCATGGTTACTTTTATTGCCTTTACTTGTAGTATTACTACCTATGAAAGGTATTACTGTTGTGCCAACTGTGCTTACAGGTATAATAGGAGGGGCTTTACTAACTTTAAGAGTTCAGGGTTTATCATTGCTAACTTCTTTAAATTACATGATTTTAGGCTATGGAGGAAAAACAGGATCCGAAGAACTAAATTCAATTTTGGTAAGTGGTGGAATGGTTGGCATGGTAGAGGTGGTTGCTATTATAGGTATAGTACTGGCCTTAAGCAATTTATTGGAGAAAACAGGAGTACTTAAACCTCTAATTTATGACCCTATAGCCAATGTGAAAACTAAAGGAGAACTAATTTTTAAAACAGGTCTTGTAGGAACAATGCTAACTGTTGTTACATGTGATCAAGCAGCCGGGGTGGTTCTGCCAGGAAAGCTTTATAAAAACAAATATAAAGAAATGGGTATAGATAAAACTGTACTAGCAAGAACTTTATCTGATAGCAGTACAATTATAGCACCGCTAATGCCTTGGAATGTAAATGGTATAGTTATAGGTCTTATTACTGGTATATCAGCTTTTCAATATGCCCCCTATGCCATTTTATGCTATATATTTCCCTTAATTGCGGGAATAATTTACATTAGCGAAAAAATATTGCTAAACTTTTCAATGACTAAAAAACAACAAAAAATCAACATGGGTGGATAA
- a CDS encoding helix-turn-helix domain-containing protein produces the protein MPIIVNLDVVMAKKKISLSKLAEKVEITNANLSILKNNKAKAIRFSTLEAICRELDCQPGDLLEYVKEE, from the coding sequence ATGCCGATTATAGTTAATCTTGATGTGGTAATGGCAAAAAAGAAAATTTCCTTATCTAAACTAGCGGAAAAAGTAGAAATTACAAATGCCAATCTTTCTATTTTAAAGAATAATAAAGCAAAAGCCATAAGATTTTCCACATTAGAAGCTATTTGTCGTGAGCTAGATTGCCAACCTGGGGATTTGTTAGAATATGTTAAAGAAGAATAA
- a CDS encoding DUF2975 domain-containing protein codes for MRHAFAAKTLKFLLTALWIVGIASFLITVLVGILSVNEISSIQNIVGVLFFITGHLVVLAIIWELRKIIKTVVEKEPFTDSNIRGFNTIGMLTIAMAILTFCRDIFYVIIGYPKLDILLYFSNEGFQTRMGFFMFLIFGCMAFVLSEIFSYAKKIKEENDLTV; via the coding sequence TTGCGCCATGCTTTTGCAGCGAAAACCTTAAAGTTTTTGTTAACAGCTCTCTGGATTGTTGGAATAGCTAGTTTTTTAATCACTGTTTTAGTTGGCATACTGTCTGTAAATGAAATAAGCTCTATCCAAAATATCGTAGGTGTTTTATTTTTTATCACTGGACACCTAGTAGTCTTGGCAATAATATGGGAGCTTAGAAAGATTATCAAAACTGTAGTAGAAAAAGAGCCGTTTACTGATAGTAATATTAGAGGGTTCAATACCATTGGGATGCTAACTATTGCTATGGCTATCTTAACTTTTTGCAGAGATATCTTTTATGTTATTATAGGATATCCAAAGCTAGATATTTTACTGTATTTTAGTAACGAGGGTTTTCAAACGAGAATGGGCTTTTTTATGTTTTTAATTTTTGGATGCATGGCTTTTGTTTTATCAGAAATTTTTAGCTACGCTAAAAAAATAAAAGAAGAAAATGATCTTACAGTATAG
- a CDS encoding Na+/H+ antiporter NhaC family protein produces MDKKTSLIISIFILTAIVASVAMGISLLFPFIISNIFCIAFLSLSGLDIKKLLFIGYKGMMECKVLYIFILLIGANISVWMASGVVPGMMYYGFEYLKETNFLFMAFVLTAFMSVFMGTAVGTISTLGIALLGVGQGFGIPEEVLLGVIVSGAFIADKVSPISGLFNLTLKATETSFKRALISMSKTLVPVVIITATIYYLLGLIYASGEDYQLVAAYQQALLEGFKISPLLLLLPVIVVLLPLKGVSIIPTILAGLIGGGIITMVYQGDTTFLQLISYTFFGYSAQTNVPELNSILISGGIAGMVEVVAIVASVITLSNILDRSGVLKPVIYDPIKKVKEKGELILKTGLIGGMLTVVTCDQTMGIVLLGKVYKPKFVELGVDKSILARTISDSSTVIAPLMPWNVNAIIIGTLTGVSATMYAPYAVLCYLFPLTVLYIFVSSKLGKVKLKKLEKILN; encoded by the coding sequence GTGGATAAGAAAACTTCTCTTATTATTTCAATTTTTATACTAACGGCCATTGTGGCAAGTGTAGCCATGGGAATTTCTTTACTTTTTCCTTTTATCATTAGTAATATATTTTGCATTGCATTTTTATCCCTATCTGGGTTAGATATAAAGAAGTTGCTTTTTATAGGATATAAAGGGATGATGGAATGTAAAGTTTTATATATTTTTATATTATTGATAGGAGCTAATATATCAGTATGGATGGCCTCAGGAGTAGTTCCAGGTATGATGTATTATGGTTTTGAATACTTAAAGGAAACAAATTTTTTATTTATGGCTTTTGTTCTCACAGCTTTTATGTCGGTTTTTATGGGTACAGCTGTTGGTACTATAAGCACTCTAGGAATTGCTTTGCTAGGTGTGGGACAAGGGTTTGGAATACCAGAGGAGGTCCTACTTGGAGTGATTGTTTCAGGTGCCTTTATAGCTGATAAAGTATCGCCGATCTCAGGACTTTTTAACCTAACTTTAAAGGCAACAGAAACTTCCTTTAAAAGGGCACTGATTTCAATGTCTAAAACCTTAGTTCCTGTGGTGATTATTACAGCAACTATTTATTATTTACTTGGCCTAATATATGCTTCAGGAGAGGATTACCAGCTTGTTGCTGCTTATCAGCAGGCTTTGTTAGAAGGGTTTAAGATTTCCCCTTTACTTTTGCTTTTACCAGTAATTGTGGTATTACTTCCTTTAAAAGGTGTTAGCATAATACCAACCATATTAGCTGGATTAATTGGCGGTGGAATTATAACCATGGTCTATCAAGGTGACACTACATTTTTACAGCTTATCAGTTATACTTTTTTTGGATACTCAGCTCAGACTAATGTTCCAGAGCTGAATTCAATTTTAATTAGTGGTGGGATAGCTGGGATGGTGGAGGTTGTTGCTATAGTTGCTTCAGTAATAACATTAAGCAATATATTAGATCGATCTGGGGTGTTAAAACCTGTTATATATGATCCCATTAAAAAAGTTAAAGAAAAAGGGGAACTTATTCTAAAAACAGGGTTGATAGGTGGCATGTTAACTGTGGTTACCTGTGATCAAACTATGGGTATAGTATTATTGGGGAAAGTTTATAAACCTAAGTTTGTAGAACTAGGTGTTGACAAATCAATTCTTGCTAGAACTATATCTGATAGTAGCACTGTTATCGCTCCTCTTATGCCTTGGAATGTTAATGCAATAATTATAGGTACTCTAACAGGGGTCTCAGCTACTATGTATGCTCCATATGCTGTTCTTTGCTACTTGTTTCCTTTAACTGTACTTTATATTTTTGTTAGTAGTAAATTAGGAAAAGTAAAACTGAAGAAACTAGAAAAAATTCTTAATTAA
- a CDS encoding YddF family protein produces the protein MNLPIALFNGTVATTNGLYSIQDISIEDAKNLVEKHGYISAIGHKATADILSEVLDKNVKMHRVQFQQKVGQIAIVLKLNERPPEGSILDKAEMEEIGYKLKIMKRIE, from the coding sequence ATGAATTTACCTATTGCTTTATTTAATGGCACTGTGGCAACAACTAATGGACTTTATTCTATCCAAGATATAAGTATAGAGGATGCAAAAAATCTTGTTGAAAAACACGGTTATATTTCTGCTATTGGTCATAAAGCTACGGCAGACATCCTATCAGAAGTTTTAGATAAAAATGTAAAGATGCATCGAGTTCAATTTCAGCAAAAGGTAGGACAGATTGCAATAGTTCTTAAACTAAATGAACGACCACCAGAAGGCTCTATTTTGGATAAAGCTGAGATGGAGGAAATAGGGTATAAATTAAAAATTATGAAAAGGATAGAATAA
- a CDS encoding GNAT family N-acetyltransferase encodes MIRTFKERLCLLMLIRYARQEDIPAINKIYNQAVLNTVGTLDTEPKSIENQKVWFFEHSKRYPVFVVVNLHKEVIGWGSLSKWSPKRGYFQTGEVSIYIKENFQGKGLGNKLLKKIIDHGQKSTLHTILARVASENLASLHLHRKHGFQLIGVMKEVGFKFGRHVDIHLLQLLV; translated from the coding sequence ATGATAAGAACATTTAAAGAAAGGTTGTGCTTGTTAATGTTAATAAGATACGCTAGACAAGAAGATATACCAGCAATTAATAAAATTTATAACCAAGCTGTTTTAAATACGGTTGGGACACTTGATACAGAACCTAAAAGTATAGAAAATCAAAAAGTATGGTTCTTTGAGCACAGTAAAAGATATCCAGTATTTGTCGTTGTAAACCTGCACAAAGAGGTGATTGGGTGGGGTTCTCTTAGTAAATGGTCACCCAAAAGAGGCTATTTTCAAACAGGAGAGGTTTCAATATATATAAAAGAAAATTTCCAGGGCAAAGGTCTAGGAAACAAACTACTCAAAAAAATTATTGACCATGGACAAAAATCAACTCTGCATACCATTTTAGCAAGAGTAGCAAGTGAGAACTTAGCTAGCCTACACTTACATAGAAAACACGGATTTCAATTAATAGGAGTAATGAAAGAAGTTGGGTTTAAGTTTGGAAGACATGTCGATATTCACCTTTTACAGTTGTTGGTTTAA
- a CDS encoding FprA family A-type flavoprotein translates to MYNSINITKDIFWVGVNDRRTQLFENLWPLDHGVAHNSYLIVDEKVALIDTAAEEQAGDFFRKIESIISTDRKVDYLIVNHMEPDHSGLMKALLQRNPDIKIVGNKKTFGLIESFYGITSNLLEVKEGQEIELGKHTLKFFMAPMVHWPETMVTYETHTKTLFSGDAFGSFGALDGGIFDDEVDLSFFEEEMRRYYSNIVGKYGAPVQRAINKLSLLDINYICSTHGPIWRTEPNKVVSLYDKWSKQEGEEGVVIVYGTMYGNTAKMAELIAQCLSEQGIKNIKLYDSSKTHISYILRDIWKYKGLIIGSCAYNTNLLPPIETLTEKLKHLGLKNKCLGIFGTYSWSGGGVNNLQKFADHMKMPPVSEPVEAKCATCDSDINGLKSLAKKMAEHLKSN, encoded by the coding sequence TTGTATAACTCTATAAACATTACAAAAGATATTTTTTGGGTTGGAGTCAATGATAGGCGAACACAGCTTTTTGAAAACCTTTGGCCGCTAGATCATGGTGTTGCTCATAACTCATACCTAATTGTGGATGAAAAAGTGGCTCTTATTGATACTGCCGCGGAAGAACAGGCTGGGGATTTCTTTAGAAAAATAGAATCAATAATTAGCACCGATAGAAAAGTTGATTATCTAATAGTTAATCATATGGAGCCAGACCACTCCGGGCTTATGAAGGCTTTACTACAACGAAATCCAGATATTAAAATTGTTGGCAATAAAAAAACCTTTGGATTAATTGAAAGCTTCTACGGAATTACTTCTAACCTTTTGGAAGTAAAAGAAGGACAGGAGATTGAGCTTGGCAAACATACATTAAAGTTTTTTATGGCTCCAATGGTCCATTGGCCTGAGACTATGGTTACATACGAAACCCATACAAAAACCCTATTTTCTGGTGATGCTTTTGGCAGTTTTGGAGCTTTAGATGGGGGGATATTTGATGATGAGGTGGATTTATCTTTTTTTGAAGAAGAAATGAGACGATATTATTCAAACATTGTAGGAAAATACGGTGCACCTGTGCAAAGAGCTATCAATAAACTTAGCCTCTTGGACATTAACTATATCTGTTCAACCCATGGCCCCATATGGCGAACAGAACCTAACAAAGTAGTTTCTCTTTACGACAAGTGGAGTAAACAGGAGGGTGAAGAAGGTGTTGTAATAGTTTATGGCACTATGTATGGCAATACGGCTAAAATGGCTGAACTAATAGCCCAGTGCTTATCCGAACAAGGAATAAAAAATATTAAGCTATATGATAGTTCAAAAACACATATTTCTTATATTCTAAGAGATATTTGGAAATATAAAGGACTTATTATTGGAAGTTGTGCCTACAACACCAATTTACTTCCTCCAATCGAGACTCTTACAGAAAAGCTAAAACATCTTGGTCTTAAAAACAAATGCCTAGGTATTTTTGGCACTTACAGCTGGAGCGGTGGTGGTGTAAATAACTTACAAAAGTTTGCTGACCATATGAAAATGCCACCAGTATCTGAGCCTGTAGAAGCAAAATGCGCAACTTGTGATAGCGACATAAATGGTTTAAAGAGCCTAGCCAAAAAAATGGCAGAACATCTAAAATCAAACTGA
- a CDS encoding GNAT family N-acetyltransferase produces the protein MTRIIEHKLIEADFYEESYKNAPFYHGFTPEEYKKNLNSRMVYMEKNKLPLLAINFKDELLGYIFISSNKVADVYLKSHDSPMVQKLKKSNLEHILKEKNDLIDVLYLMTIYSDGVLLNGFKIINLHMEKNILGDNDCYDIDFKKFSYLDKDKYFDLDNFKKTTVRDYMQEDPIISESEAVEKFEKYVLPVFEMDNQKMYGVYWNNKVIGVLWLYQKTPEKIFIAYVEIFEEFRGQGFGKKVMHGMFSFIKKLGYKSIQLHVFGHNRKAIKLYEKTGFKKTMVRYRYTR, from the coding sequence ATGACAAGAATAATTGAACATAAGTTAATCGAAGCAGATTTTTATGAAGAAAGTTATAAAAATGCACCATTTTATCATGGATTTACGCCTGAAGAATATAAAAAAAACTTAAATAGTAGAATGGTTTATATGGAGAAAAACAAACTTCCCTTATTAGCAATAAATTTTAAAGATGAACTACTTGGGTATATCTTTATTTCTTCTAACAAAGTAGCAGATGTATATTTGAAAAGTCATGATTCGCCAATGGTTCAGAAGCTAAAAAAAAGCAACTTAGAACATATTTTAAAAGAAAAAAATGATTTAATTGATGTTCTCTATTTAATGACAATTTATAGCGATGGTGTTTTATTAAATGGGTTTAAGATTATTAATCTCCACATGGAAAAAAATATATTAGGAGATAATGATTGTTATGATATTGATTTTAAGAAATTTTCCTACTTAGATAAGGATAAATATTTTGATCTAGATAATTTTAAAAAAACCACAGTTAGAGATTATATGCAAGAAGATCCTATTATAAGTGAAAGTGAAGCAGTAGAAAAGTTTGAAAAATACGTTCTTCCAGTGTTTGAGATGGATAATCAAAAAATGTATGGAGTTTATTGGAATAATAAAGTCATAGGAGTACTTTGGTTATATCAAAAAACTCCTGAGAAAATTTTTATAGCTTATGTTGAAATTTTTGAAGAGTTCAGAGGACAAGGATTTGGGAAAAAAGTGATGCACGGCATGTTTTCATTTATTAAGAAGTTAGGTTATAAATCAATACAGCTTCATGTGTTTGGGCATAACAGAAAAGCTATTAAATTGTATGAAAAAACTGGCTTTAAGAAAACAATGGTTAGATATAGATATACTAGATAA